The Deltaproteobacteria bacterium genomic interval CGAGATGGGGGTGCGCGGCGTCGGCGGCTGCTGCGGCACGACTCCGGCGCACATAAAGATGGCGGCCCGCGCCGTGAAATCCTTGAGCGGGGTGAAAAAGCACATCAAGGTAAAGCATTTCGCGCGCCAGGAATCGCTGGTGCACGTCGTCCCCACGGAAAAGAAATCGCGGCTCGCGGAGAAGATAGCTTCGGGTGCCAGGGTTTCCTCCGTGGAGATCCTCCCTCCGCGCTCCTGGGACATGAAGGATATGCTCGCGAAAGTCCGGCGGTGCGCCGAATCGGGCGTCGACGCGATCAACATCCCCGACGGACCGCGCGCGAGCGCCCGGATCTCCCCGATGATCGCCGCCCTTACCATCCACCGGGAGGTGGGCATCGAGCCGATCCTGCATTACTGCTGCAGGGACAGGAACCTGATCGGGATGCAGTCGGACCTGTTGGGCGGATACGCGGCGGGGCTCGCCAATTTCCTTATCATAACCGGAGATCCCCCGAAGCTGGGAGAGTACCCCGACGTCACGGGAGTTTTCGATGTGGACGCGATCGGGCTCACGCAAGTCGTGGCCAACCTGAACCGCGGGTTCGACATAGGCGGGAACCCGATCTCGCCGCCGACCGGCATCTACATCGGCGTGGGGGCGAACCCCTGCGCGGTCGACCTCGAGCGGGAGATCGACCGCTACTTCCGCAAGATCGAGGCGGGAGCCGAGTTCGCCATCACCCAGCCGGTCTTCGACGTCGAAGCGCTCTTCCGTTTCCTCGACCGGGTGGACGGGCACGCGCGCCGCATACCGATCCTCGCAGGCGTCTGGCCGCTCGTCAGCTTCAAGAACGCCGAGTTCATGAACAACGAGGTTCCCGGCGTCGTCGTCCCCGCCGATATCCTCACCCGGATGTCGCGCTGCCGCTCCAAGGAAGACGGCCAGCGCGCCGGGATCGAGATCGCGCGGAAAATCATCGAACGGATCTCCCCGCGCGTTAATGGCGTACAGGTGAGTGCGCCGCTCGGAAACGTTGAGATAGCCCTCGACGTTCTGGGTTGACAAGCCGCGCCCCCGTTCCTGTAAGATGTTTCCATGGAAGAATCGCAGATGAAATTTTCCGAAGATCATCTCTGGGTGCTCGAGATGGGGGAAACGGCCCGCATCGGGCTGTCGGAGTACGCGCAGGAGCAGCTCGGGGAGATCATCTCCGTCACGCACGCGGAGGTGGGAAAGTTCATCGAGCCGGGAGACACGATCGGGGAGCTGGAGTCCCAGAAGACGGTCGTGGAGCTCGTCTCTCCGGTCACCGGCACCCTGAAGGCCGTGAACGAAAACGTCGTGGAAGACCCCTCGCTCATCAACGTGGACCCTTACGGGAAGGGATGGCTCGTCGAGGTCGAAGTCCACGACCCCGAAGAGATCGAACGGTTGATGAACAACGAGGACTACGAAACGTTCGTCGAAGATTGACACATCACGCATGGGGAGGTAGATGACAGCCGAAGACCACCCGCAGT includes:
- a CDS encoding bifunctional homocysteine S-methyltransferase/methylenetetrahydrofolate reductase: MRNILERMKESPLLFDGAMGTMIYDRGVFLNTCYDELCLSNPKLIAQIHREYVDAGADVIETNTFGANRIMLRPFGLAEKAEAINREAVRIAREAAGDSVYVAAAVGPSIRPDQILPAEHVAEVEAAFAEQLGALAMEGVDLAVLETFTNLKELQLAARTAKRLGLPVLASFVLNERGETAVGTSAETMTQVLSSDENVDLIGINCGVGPAGVFDALQAVLPRTKKPFVVMPNAGLPRDIAGRMIYLTSPEYFTEYAKKYIEMGVRGVGGCCGTTPAHIKMAARAVKSLSGVKKHIKVKHFARQESLVHVVPTEKKSRLAEKIASGARVSSVEILPPRSWDMKDMLAKVRRCAESGVDAINIPDGPRASARISPMIAALTIHREVGIEPILHYCCRDRNLIGMQSDLLGGYAAGLANFLIITGDPPKLGEYPDVTGVFDVDAIGLTQVVANLNRGFDIGGNPISPPTGIYIGVGANPCAVDLEREIDRYFRKIEAGAEFAITQPVFDVEALFRFLDRVDGHARRIPILAGVWPLVSFKNAEFMNNEVPGVVVPADILTRMSRCRSKEDGQRAGIEIARKIIERISPRVNGVQVSAPLGNVEIALDVLG
- the gcvH gene encoding glycine cleavage system protein GcvH; its protein translation is MKFSEDHLWVLEMGETARIGLSEYAQEQLGEIISVTHAEVGKFIEPGDTIGELESQKTVVELVSPVTGTLKAVNENVVEDPSLINVDPYGKGWLVEVEVHDPEEIERLMNNEDYETFVED